One part of the Mariniflexile litorale genome encodes these proteins:
- a CDS encoding RagB/SusD family nutrient uptake outer membrane protein, with translation MKKIVLTILVLTAVSCNDDFFDQVPDDRLTFEETFSKKNTAEMYLTSVYNHMPSNFDQRYSASNSVPATGGSDEGEYIWSFHLGNYFNIGDWNPTTQHVSTLWSNFYRAIRSASTFIQNIDQCQDCTPTDIEKYIAEAKVLRGFYYYNLIRLYGPVIIMPEIPVEADADLTTLGLRRNTLEECVNYIISDLDQGIAVLRKYNQGSDDVGRMDDPFAMAIKEKTLLFYASPLFNGNSDYASLVNDEGVSLIPQTTDVNKWKLAADVAKEFINTYVPKTFSLYREYDSNGTYSPYMSCRNVMLKDFNSEMIYSRIRGGNSHFYECTPYHIGYPAEVRGGGGLSPTQEMVDAYFMANGRSIDDPASGYQETGFTDYQAPFDFESRSTFNQWVGREPRFYVGITYNNSLWIDRTYGNVVTTMWFAGNSGKQVGANDYPPTGYLIRKFVPAEYWKNAGGRTTIPYLRLAEIYLDYAEALNEYDPGNLDILKYLNIIRERAGIALYGEDLIAPANQTEMREAIRKERRVELAYESVRYFDVRRWKIAEDVLAGPFHSMDINATNEADFYKKIIFEQRVFNKNHYLWPIPQDELNSNTALKQNPGW, from the coding sequence GTATCATGCAACGATGATTTTTTTGATCAAGTACCAGACGATCGACTAACTTTTGAAGAAACATTCTCCAAAAAGAACACTGCAGAAATGTATTTAACATCTGTTTATAACCATATGCCTAGTAATTTCGATCAACGTTACTCGGCAAGTAATTCAGTTCCCGCAACTGGTGGTTCTGATGAAGGAGAGTATATATGGTCCTTTCATTTAGGTAATTACTTCAATATAGGTGACTGGAACCCAACAACACAGCATGTAAGTACTTTATGGTCTAACTTTTATAGAGCAATTCGGTCTGCATCAACTTTCATACAAAATATTGATCAATGTCAAGATTGTACTCCAACTGATATAGAAAAATATATAGCTGAAGCAAAAGTACTCAGAGGCTTCTATTATTATAATCTCATAAGACTATATGGTCCTGTTATAATTATGCCAGAAATACCCGTAGAAGCAGATGCCGATTTAACAACTTTAGGACTAAGAAGAAATACTTTAGAAGAATGTGTAAATTATATAATTAGTGATTTAGATCAAGGAATTGCAGTATTGCGTAAATATAACCAAGGAAGTGACGATGTAGGTAGAATGGATGACCCGTTTGCTATGGCAATTAAAGAAAAAACCTTATTATTCTACGCAAGTCCTCTATTTAATGGAAATTCTGATTATGCTTCTTTGGTAAATGATGAAGGAGTTTCTTTAATCCCTCAAACAACCGATGTGAATAAATGGAAATTGGCAGCTGATGTTGCTAAAGAATTTATTAACACCTATGTACCTAAAACCTTTTCTCTTTATAGAGAATACGACTCAAATGGCACATATAGTCCATATATGTCTTGTAGAAACGTAATGCTAAAAGATTTTAATTCAGAAATGATTTATTCAAGAATACGTGGTGGTAACTCTCATTTTTACGAATGTACACCCTATCATATTGGTTACCCTGCTGAGGTACGAGGAGGAGGAGGTTTGAGTCCTACCCAAGAAATGGTTGATGCCTATTTTATGGCTAATGGACGTTCAATAGATGATCCTGCATCTGGTTATCAGGAAACAGGGTTTACAGATTATCAAGCGCCTTTTGACTTTGAATCCAGATCCACATTTAATCAATGGGTAGGTAGAGAGCCAAGATTTTATGTAGGAATTACATATAATAATAGTTTATGGATTGATAGAACATATGGAAACGTTGTTACAACAATGTGGTTCGCTGGTAATTCAGGAAAACAGGTGGGAGCAAATGATTACCCTCCAACCGGTTATTTAATAAGAAAGTTTGTACCCGCTGAATATTGGAAAAATGCTGGAGGTAGAACAACAATTCCTTATTTAAGACTTGCAGAAATTTATTTAGATTATGCTGAAGCTTTAAATGAATACGACCCAGGAAATTTAGATATTTTAAAATATTTAAACATTATAAGGGAAAGAGCTGGTATAGCATTATATGGTGAAGATTTAATTGCTCCTGCAAACCAAACAGAAATGCGCGAAGCCATTAGAAAAGAAAGACGCGTTGAACTCGCTTACGAAAGCGTTAGGTATTTCGATGTAAGAAGGTGGAAAATTGCTGAAGATGTTTTAGCTGGACCTTTCCATAGCATGGATATTAATGCTACTAATGAAGCTGATTTTTACAAAAAAATAATTTTTGAGCAACGTGTATTTAACAAGAATCATTATTTATGGCCAATACCACAAGATGAACTTAACAGTAACACGGCTTTAAAACAAAATCCAGGTTGGTAA
- a CDS encoding discoidin domain-containing protein produces the protein MKKILNSTLVLMVTLVLFSCTEDGFNLKGYPDSVINDDPPGSPPRGLKENWNGHSDVLNRKYFDTYLAVYYGNEVNREIEWPYAFISDSWKSVINNYGDFGDEGSRLYAVIHEDLSSESYISTYFDEVSNFQSLIDISLEGAEIDTNNKDRIVFLIENLVESSVKGVKGAIGKELWKDQFAKIFAYDIYKDMGLDADAQRIYDAAIAEEVSYPSANIFWFRDWFLPLYENYNGSVIFSNFFKLLSEKYPLTGNSYSRDLNLGEMIHFFSGATGEDLQPLAEIAFGWNDVYEELLFQAKAKFPDLNYPFDPVTEVIDVTNQGVLSVSRDNNGGPSHKEGSPKVIDASVDSKFLVDKYPNEPIWIQLQYAEPVAISQYSISSANDAPDRDPRKWELTGSKDGINWVSLHTKENEAFSGRKQTKTYSFSNEEEYSFYRLHIHENGGSSLMQVSEIRFFSIQEIRELDYTGDATLTVSTENINGSDGAEGSLKAVDGDVETKFLVDFSGSLWMQQELAEAKVITRYTITSADSAVDRDLKTWEFQASNDGSAWETLDTQTDQSFPNRRQTITFPISNNTEYLYYRISISENNGGSSIQLSEWRLIGPR, from the coding sequence ATGAAGAAAATTTTAAATTCTACACTAGTACTGATGGTAACTTTGGTATTATTTTCATGTACAGAAGATGGCTTTAATTTAAAAGGCTATCCAGATTCAGTAATAAATGATGACCCACCTGGATCTCCTCCAAGAGGTCTTAAAGAAAATTGGAATGGGCATTCAGATGTTTTGAACCGTAAATATTTCGATACCTATTTAGCTGTCTATTATGGAAATGAAGTAAATCGGGAAATTGAATGGCCATATGCTTTTATAAGCGATTCATGGAAATCTGTCATAAACAATTATGGGGATTTTGGAGATGAAGGAAGTAGACTTTACGCAGTAATACATGAAGATTTAAGTTCTGAATCTTATATATCAACTTATTTTGATGAAGTATCAAATTTCCAAAGCCTTATAGATATATCTTTAGAAGGAGCTGAAATAGATACTAATAATAAAGATAGAATAGTATTTCTCATAGAAAATCTTGTAGAAAGTTCAGTAAAAGGGGTTAAAGGAGCCATAGGAAAAGAACTTTGGAAAGATCAGTTTGCCAAGATTTTTGCATACGATATTTATAAGGACATGGGGCTTGACGCTGACGCTCAACGCATTTACGATGCAGCTATAGCCGAAGAAGTATCCTATCCTTCAGCTAATATTTTTTGGTTTAGAGATTGGTTTTTACCATTGTATGAAAATTATAATGGCTCAGTAATTTTTAGTAACTTTTTTAAACTACTTTCAGAAAAATACCCCCTAACCGGAAACTCATATTCAAGAGACCTCAATTTAGGAGAAATGATTCACTTTTTTAGTGGTGCCACTGGTGAAGATTTACAACCACTAGCAGAAATAGCTTTTGGCTGGAATGATGTATATGAAGAGTTATTGTTTCAAGCTAAAGCAAAATTCCCAGATCTTAACTATCCTTTCGATCCTGTTACTGAAGTAATAGATGTAACCAACCAAGGAGTACTTTCAGTAAGTAGAGACAATAATGGAGGGCCAAGCCATAAAGAAGGTTCTCCAAAAGTTATTGATGCTAGTGTTGATTCAAAATTCTTAGTTGACAAATATCCTAATGAACCTATTTGGATTCAACTACAATATGCTGAACCTGTAGCTATTAGTCAATATTCAATCTCATCTGCAAATGATGCTCCAGACAGAGACCCTAGAAAATGGGAGTTAACTGGATCAAAGGATGGCATAAACTGGGTTAGTTTACATACTAAAGAAAACGAAGCCTTTAGTGGCAGGAAGCAAACTAAAACCTACTCATTTTCTAATGAAGAAGAATATAGCTTTTATAGACTACACATTCATGAAAATGGTGGTAGTAGCCTTATGCAAGTTTCAGAAATCAGATTTTTCTCAATTCAAGAAATTAGAGAGTTGGATTATACTGGAGATGCTACTTTAACGGTAAGTACAGAAAATATAAATGGTTCTGATGGAGCAGAAGGATCACTTAAAGCAGTAGATGGGGATGTAGAAACAAAATTTCTTGTTGATTTTTCAGGTTCTCTGTGGATGCAACAAGAATTAGCTGAAGCTAAAGTAATAACCCGGTATACAATCACTTCAGCTGATTCTGCAGTTGATAGAGATCTCAAAACTTGGGAGTTTCAAGCTTCTAATGACGGAAGCGCATGGGAAACATTAGATACACAAACAGACCAGAGCTTCCCAAACCGGCGTCAAACAATAACCTTCCCAATTTCTAACAACACAGAGTATCTGTATTACAGGATAAGTATTAGCGAGAATAATGGAGGTAGTTCTATACAATTAAGTGAGTGGAGATTAATAGGGCCCAGATAA
- a CDS encoding SusC/RagA family TonB-linked outer membrane protein, which yields MKKTEQIKETPSLAMMSLKRKKKRYKISAILGFLIFCLTQTNAFAFYLQSNPIVITGIVTDSEGIPLPGTNVSEKNTNNGAITDFDGNFTIKVSSQNSILVFSYVSLKTVEITVGLQTRINVVLEEDNQKLDEIVLIGYGSQQRKAVSTAVTKVKSNDFNQGVVSSPLDLIQGKVAGLQITRPSGNNPNSSVAIQLRGITSLTGSSSPLIVIDGVPGGNLDLLQQNDIESFDVLKDGAAAAIYGTRGTNGVILITTKKGKKGQSSFNYSTFLSKDYVNTKPNFLSADEFRQAITDGIISADNDLGSSTDIFDELVNESNLTQYHNFVASGGSETGTYRASIYYKDSQGIALENGREEFGVRGSFNQSGLNDKFEFASSVGVNINDANLLGGGQFGIVTDWNPTAPIFAEPGGDLNNEGLYGYYQPVNGYNPFSEYKNRINQRKQLTFSGDIKLSYEFIPGFVASIFGSYQRNSWDDRRYRSTQDYAQYNSGSEYKGTGYAYKGNHLDFTKTLEPTIVYNKDFGDSFFEFLGGYSYQYATTENYSVDNSGFYTDGFQDWNLGAGNAITDELLPDPNLSSFKEDNTLIAYFSRLSYNYKDRYFLQASVRHEGSSRFGANNKWATFPAISGAWVISDEMFMKNVDFVKNLKLRAGYGVTGNQGIPNYQSIVTLGTGGKYPIFVGNAIDPTYFQTYGPVKNPNPNLKWETKKEFNIGLDFGTFSNRLTGSIDIYSRKTEDLLLNYDVPQPPFVQSSIYTNVGDIKNKGLELSLSYRIINKGDFSWTADFVGSYQTNELSKLSNQIFAAEELFGGNIGNPGNLGNAIRNTEGGPIGNFYGKRFAGFTADGKWLFHKADGTIGGVSDMVDEDKEIIGNGLPKYYASFTNTFKYKNLDLTIFFRGKFKYDILNTVDMFYGNQNLKPGILTSALGQYSQISQAPQYSDYYLESGDFIKLDNITLGYNFNLPDKSPITGLRIFGSARNLATFTGYTGRDPEVQDTGLYPGIDDRDFYPRTTTITAGININF from the coding sequence ATGAAAAAAACAGAACAAATAAAAGAAACACCATCACTAGCTATGATGTCTTTGAAGCGTAAAAAAAAAAGATATAAGATTTCGGCTATTTTAGGATTTTTAATTTTTTGTCTTACTCAAACTAATGCTTTTGCTTTTTATTTGCAAAGTAACCCTATTGTAATTACTGGAATTGTAACAGATTCTGAAGGGATTCCTTTGCCAGGAACTAATGTATCAGAAAAGAATACAAACAATGGCGCTATTACCGATTTTGATGGTAATTTCACTATAAAAGTATCATCTCAAAATTCAATATTAGTTTTTTCTTATGTTAGCTTGAAAACAGTAGAAATTACAGTTGGACTACAAACAAGAATTAATGTGGTACTTGAAGAAGATAACCAAAAACTTGACGAAATAGTACTTATCGGTTATGGTAGTCAGCAAAGAAAAGCAGTATCTACTGCTGTCACCAAAGTAAAATCTAATGACTTTAATCAAGGTGTCGTTTCATCTCCTTTAGATTTAATACAAGGTAAAGTCGCTGGCCTACAAATTACCCGTCCTAGTGGCAACAATCCTAACTCGAGTGTAGCTATACAACTAAGAGGTATTACTTCCTTAACTGGTTCTTCTTCTCCGTTAATAGTTATTGATGGTGTTCCAGGAGGAAACTTAGATCTCCTTCAGCAAAATGACATTGAATCCTTTGACGTTTTAAAAGATGGTGCAGCTGCTGCAATTTATGGTACACGTGGTACAAATGGAGTTATTTTAATTACGACTAAAAAAGGAAAGAAAGGACAAAGTAGCTTTAATTATTCTACATTCTTGTCAAAAGACTATGTAAATACTAAGCCTAACTTTTTATCAGCTGATGAATTTCGCCAAGCCATAACTGATGGTATTATCAGTGCTGATAATGATTTGGGTTCATCTACAGATATATTTGATGAATTAGTAAATGAATCTAATTTAACACAATATCACAACTTTGTAGCTTCCGGCGGAAGTGAAACAGGTACTTATAGAGCATCTATTTATTATAAAGACTCCCAGGGCATTGCTTTAGAGAATGGACGTGAAGAATTTGGTGTTAGAGGTAGCTTCAACCAATCGGGCTTAAATGATAAATTTGAATTTGCTTCTAGTGTTGGCGTAAATATCAACGATGCTAATCTTTTAGGCGGGGGTCAATTTGGTATTGTAACAGATTGGAATCCTACCGCTCCTATTTTTGCAGAACCAGGAGGAGATCTCAATAATGAAGGTCTGTATGGTTATTATCAACCTGTAAATGGTTATAATCCCTTTTCAGAATATAAGAATCGCATAAATCAAAGAAAACAACTTACCTTTTCTGGTGATATAAAATTAAGTTATGAATTTATACCTGGTTTTGTCGCATCTATATTTGGCTCGTACCAAAGAAATTCATGGGATGATAGACGTTATAGATCTACCCAAGATTATGCCCAATATAATTCCGGAAGTGAATATAAAGGCACAGGATATGCCTACAAGGGAAATCACTTAGATTTTACCAAAACGCTTGAACCTACAATAGTCTATAATAAAGATTTTGGTGATAGCTTCTTTGAATTTTTAGGAGGATATAGTTACCAATATGCCACTACTGAAAATTATTCTGTAGATAATAGTGGTTTTTATACAGATGGTTTTCAGGATTGGAACCTTGGAGCAGGTAATGCTATTACTGATGAATTACTTCCCGATCCAAATCTTTCTAGCTTTAAAGAAGATAATACGTTGATTGCTTATTTTTCAAGATTGAGCTATAATTATAAAGATCGTTATTTTTTACAGGCTTCTGTTAGACATGAGGGATCGTCCAGATTTGGAGCAAACAATAAGTGGGCAACTTTTCCTGCAATTTCTGGAGCATGGGTGATCTCAGATGAGATGTTTATGAAAAATGTTGACTTTGTAAAAAATTTAAAACTTAGAGCAGGTTATGGTGTGACTGGTAATCAAGGTATTCCCAATTATCAATCTATTGTAACACTGGGTACTGGAGGTAAATATCCAATTTTTGTTGGAAATGCAATTGACCCTACTTATTTTCAAACATATGGTCCTGTTAAAAACCCCAATCCCAATCTTAAATGGGAAACAAAAAAAGAATTTAACATAGGTTTAGATTTTGGAACGTTTTCGAACAGATTAACTGGTTCCATAGATATATACTCAAGAAAAACAGAAGATTTACTTTTAAACTATGATGTGCCACAACCTCCATTTGTTCAAAGTAGTATTTATACAAACGTAGGTGATATAAAAAACAAAGGGTTAGAATTAAGTCTTAGTTATCGTATTATTAACAAAGGAGATTTTTCATGGACTGCTGATTTTGTAGGAAGTTATCAAACCAATGAGTTGAGTAAATTATCTAATCAGATTTTTGCTGCTGAGGAATTATTTGGTGGAAACATTGGAAACCCAGGGAACTTAGGCAATGCTATTAGAAACACAGAAGGTGGTCCTATCGGAAATTTTTATGGCAAACGCTTTGCTGGATTTACAGCGGATGGCAAATGGTTATTTCATAAGGCAGATGGAACTATTGGAGGTGTGAGTGATATGGTAGATGAAGACAAAGAAATAATAGGCAATGGTTTACCTAAATACTACGCTTCTTTCACAAACACTTTTAAATATAAAAACTTGGATTTAACTATTTTCTTTAGAGGTAAATTCAAGTATGATATCTTAAATACTGTAGATATGTTTTATGGTAACCAAAATCTGAAGCCAGGCATACTCACTTCAGCATTAGGGCAATATAGCCAGATTAGCCAAGCACCTCAATATTCAGATTATTATTTGGAAAGTGGTGATTTCATCAAATTAGATAATATAACCTTAGGTTACAATTTTAATTTACCAGACAAAAGTCCAATTACTGGTCTGCGTATTTTTGGTAGTGCAAGGAACTTAGCAACTTTTACTGGATATACTGGTAGAGATCCTGAAGTTCAAGATACAGGTCTATATCCAGGGATAGATGATAGAGATTTTTATCCACGTACTACTACCATAACGGCAGGAATTAATATCAATTTTTAA
- a CDS encoding RagB/SusD family nutrient uptake outer membrane protein — translation MKKTNLYKIKGLLLLVITFGCTNLDETTYSELSASNFYKTELELIQANLRPFTHMQAWLAWSGQSAYYYHSELSADQTAWPQKGRHAYDNGDHIRQHYHTWTDQESRLNNTWRLMWTGLGYVNTAIENIEAVNPLAIGVAPERLASIVAEAKVLRAYHYMKIMDLWGNVPIVTTVGIPNDPPTADRKEVFAFIEQELLDNVEKLQLLSPKLIGRMSRAVGYSMLSELYLNAEIWSGTPRWEDCITYSDKIINGEGGALTGNIVLDQDPLGPFNNTNHKSPENIFQFPFSRKNDFGYDWRSFYMGFSNMTAALDVNFSGNNAFVVIPTAFNAYKENDIRKQEWFLFGPQFKIDTNEPILGSEEYRGQPFVYVNNIRRNTEGQTGEGSMTDGEENSGARFYKYRAGRQDDENYLEGDYVIYRLTEIYFNKAEAIIRSNEGVATQEAVDLINESKIRYFTPADWVSEMYTTTTLTTDELLAERGREFIFEGKRRTDLIRFGKFTTASWWDHEPTGDLTRTLYPIPLKQLQANPNLDQNPGYN, via the coding sequence ATGAAAAAAACAAACTTATATAAAATAAAAGGTCTTCTTTTACTCGTAATCACGTTTGGGTGCACAAATTTAGATGAAACGACGTATTCGGAATTATCAGCAAGCAATTTTTATAAAACCGAATTAGAACTCATACAAGCAAACTTAAGACCATTTACCCACATGCAAGCATGGCTAGCTTGGTCAGGACAAAGTGCCTACTATTATCATAGTGAACTTTCTGCCGACCAAACTGCTTGGCCTCAGAAAGGAAGGCATGCGTATGATAACGGAGACCATATCCGGCAACACTACCATACATGGACTGATCAAGAAAGCCGTTTAAACAACACTTGGAGATTAATGTGGACTGGTTTAGGCTATGTCAATACAGCTATAGAAAATATAGAAGCAGTAAATCCCCTAGCTATAGGAGTTGCCCCAGAACGACTGGCATCAATAGTAGCAGAAGCGAAGGTACTTAGAGCATATCACTACATGAAAATTATGGATTTGTGGGGTAATGTGCCAATTGTTACAACAGTAGGTATACCCAACGATCCTCCAACCGCTGATCGTAAAGAAGTATTTGCTTTTATTGAGCAAGAACTTCTTGATAATGTTGAAAAGTTACAACTATTATCTCCGAAGCTAATTGGAAGAATGTCAAGAGCTGTAGGATATTCAATGCTTTCAGAACTTTATCTCAATGCTGAAATATGGTCTGGAACACCCCGCTGGGAAGACTGCATTACTTATTCCGATAAAATTATTAATGGAGAGGGAGGTGCGTTAACAGGAAACATAGTCCTTGATCAAGATCCTTTAGGCCCATTTAATAATACAAACCATAAATCTCCAGAGAATATATTTCAATTTCCGTTTAGCCGTAAAAATGATTTTGGGTATGATTGGAGGTCTTTCTATATGGGCTTCTCAAACATGACTGCTGCATTAGATGTTAACTTTTCTGGCAATAACGCTTTTGTAGTGATACCAACGGCATTTAATGCATATAAAGAAAATGACATTCGTAAACAAGAATGGTTTCTATTTGGACCTCAGTTTAAAATAGATACTAATGAGCCAATCTTAGGTTCAGAAGAGTATCGTGGACAACCTTTTGTTTATGTTAATAATATAAGAAGAAATACAGAAGGTCAAACTGGTGAAGGCTCTATGACAGATGGCGAAGAAAATAGTGGTGCAAGATTTTATAAATACAGAGCCGGTAGACAAGATGACGAGAACTACTTGGAAGGGGATTATGTGATATATAGATTAACTGAAATCTATTTCAACAAAGCTGAAGCTATTATACGTTCAAACGAAGGTGTTGCTACACAGGAAGCTGTTGATCTAATCAACGAAAGTAAAATACGTTATTTTACACCCGCTGATTGGGTAAGTGAAATGTATACCACAACTACTTTAACTACCGATGAATTGCTTGCAGAGCGAGGTAGAGAGTTTATATTCGAAGGAAAGAGACGTACCGATTTAATTCGCTTCGGCAAATTCACTACAGCTTCATGGTGGGATCATGAACCTACAGGTGATTTAACACGGACGCTATACCCAATACCATTGAAACAATTACAAGCTAACCCAAATCTAGATCAAAACCCTGGATACAACTAA
- a CDS encoding discoidin domain-containing protein, with amino-acid sequence MKTYFLKLNNIVYLAFLISLFSCDGRRDFPDLVESDVNLDNYDIILLISGDSQNVTASFEPNIVPNRDYVWAVDDPNVADLVVNEDKSVSLTATGSGSTTLRITAADDDSITASVPLKVISGAPVDITDQSTITVNREYNGGANGSEGSLKLIDNNLDTKYLSGYVAPFWINLEFDTPVIAGYYSFTSGNDAPSRDPRDWEIQGSLDGTTWDTLDTRTEYSFPDRKLTREFYFENSTAYKYYRFDVLKNNGNSLFQMQEWRLFSLPN; translated from the coding sequence ATGAAAACATATTTTTTAAAATTGAACAACATCGTCTATTTAGCTTTTCTGATTTCTCTGTTTTCCTGTGATGGAAGACGTGATTTTCCAGACTTGGTAGAGAGTGATGTTAATCTTGATAATTATGATATTATTCTATTAATATCAGGAGACAGTCAAAATGTTACTGCCTCTTTTGAACCAAATATTGTACCTAATAGAGATTACGTATGGGCTGTTGATGATCCTAATGTTGCTGATTTGGTAGTAAACGAAGATAAATCCGTATCTCTTACTGCTACAGGGTCAGGAAGCACTACGCTACGTATTACTGCTGCTGATGACGATTCTATAACCGCATCGGTGCCTTTAAAAGTAATATCTGGAGCTCCAGTCGATATTACAGATCAAAGCACTATTACTGTGAACAGGGAATATAATGGTGGGGCTAATGGATCGGAAGGATCATTAAAGTTAATCGATAACAATTTAGATACAAAATACTTATCTGGATATGTGGCGCCATTTTGGATAAACCTAGAGTTTGATACTCCGGTAATTGCTGGATATTATTCGTTTACATCAGGAAATGATGCCCCAAGCAGAGATCCACGTGATTGGGAAATTCAAGGCTCATTGGATGGAACAACTTGGGATACTTTAGACACAAGAACTGAATACAGTTTTCCTGACAGGAAATTGACACGAGAGTTCTACTTTGAAAACAGCACTGCTTATAAGTATTATAGATTTGATGTTTTGAAAAATAATGGTAACAGTTTGTTTCAAATGCAAGAATGGCGTTTATTTTCTTTACCCAATTAA
- a CDS encoding basic secretory protein-like protein → MIILKKIIFPTILLLVLTSFVKINNKVSVDYIDKNKALDENTEKAFKEIIYKTYPKLMRKYNPHAITDLKVIIKSNNENNGAFVAYASGNTVTVSTDWMLKNPHDFDLMTHEIMHLIQAYPNGAGPGWLTEGIADYVRDKYGLNNEKAGWKLTNYNSNQHYTNSYRITARFLKWIENQYNKNLVKKLDNSLRKNQYSTILWGQLTGKNLDELWSVYSANPIIN, encoded by the coding sequence ATGATAATTTTAAAAAAAATAATATTTCCCACAATACTTTTATTAGTATTAACCTCTTTTGTTAAAATAAATAATAAAGTTTCAGTTGATTATATTGATAAAAATAAAGCCCTTGATGAAAATACCGAAAAAGCATTTAAGGAAATTATTTATAAAACATATCCAAAACTGATGAGAAAATATAATCCACATGCAATCACGGACTTAAAAGTAATTATTAAATCTAATAATGAAAATAATGGAGCATTCGTAGCATACGCAAGCGGGAATACTGTTACTGTAAGCACAGACTGGATGCTTAAAAATCCTCATGATTTTGACCTTATGACACATGAAATCATGCATCTCATTCAAGCTTATCCTAATGGAGCTGGTCCGGGATGGCTTACTGAGGGAATTGCAGACTATGTACGCGATAAATATGGGTTAAACAATGAAAAAGCGGGGTGGAAACTAACTAATTATAATTCAAATCAACATTACACTAATAGTTATCGAATTACAGCTCGTTTTCTAAAATGGATTGAAAATCAATATAATAAAAATCTTGTAAAAAAGCTTGATAATTCATTAAGAAAAAATCAATATTCAACAATTCTATGGGGACAATTAACAGGTAAAAATCTAGATGAACTATGGAGTGTATATTCAGCAAATCCAATAATAAATTAA